The Corallococcus soli genome has a window encoding:
- a CDS encoding glycosyltransferase, which translates to MSGRDGAWVAAGAAGLGLLVHGHLALMAGLRRRPSPAPKPFEPPSVTVIRPIRGLDVEARWNVRALLDLDYPGEWEALFVFDSEDDPAFALTREELRTHPTRAKRVALLVAGEPPPGLTGKINAMRLGVAHARCMLLAFNDSDTRPAPGGLTALVGALLEDARTGATFAPVYAAADAPLAGDVGYGLLVNAWYGASVARTARADGALPFIMGQLMVFRREALAAIGGVESAAGQFVDDMYLGRRLHEAGWKNRVIHAPLRIVTGQLGLRAFLRIFRRWMLFSESGLPWDFRRPNWVRGVVGWVAWGGLLGAVARRAWGRAAVAALPIGFSVWSQLALQRACHGPRVAPRHLWVPAVLPLLAAGVALSARLSRQVDWRGRGYRLDAKARLGEAQPARASL; encoded by the coding sequence ATGAGCGGGCGCGACGGCGCGTGGGTGGCGGCGGGGGCGGCGGGGCTGGGCCTGCTGGTCCACGGGCACCTGGCGTTGATGGCCGGCCTGCGGCGGCGCCCATCGCCGGCCCCGAAGCCGTTCGAGCCGCCGTCGGTGACGGTCATCCGCCCCATCCGGGGCCTGGACGTGGAGGCGCGGTGGAACGTGCGCGCGCTGCTCGACCTGGACTACCCCGGGGAGTGGGAGGCCCTCTTCGTCTTCGACAGCGAGGACGACCCGGCGTTCGCCCTCACGCGGGAGGAGCTGCGCACGCACCCGACGCGCGCGAAGCGGGTGGCGCTGCTCGTGGCGGGCGAGCCTCCGCCCGGCCTGACGGGCAAGATCAACGCCATGCGGCTGGGGGTGGCGCACGCGCGGTGCATGCTGCTGGCCTTCAACGATTCGGACACGCGGCCCGCGCCCGGGGGGCTCACGGCGCTGGTGGGGGCGCTGCTGGAGGATGCCCGGACGGGCGCCACGTTCGCGCCCGTCTACGCGGCGGCGGACGCGCCCCTGGCGGGGGACGTGGGCTACGGGCTGCTGGTGAACGCGTGGTACGGCGCGTCGGTGGCGCGCACGGCGCGAGCGGACGGCGCGCTGCCCTTCATCATGGGGCAGTTGATGGTCTTCCGCCGGGAGGCGCTCGCGGCCATCGGGGGCGTGGAGTCCGCCGCCGGCCAGTTCGTGGACGACATGTACCTGGGGCGCCGGCTGCACGAGGCCGGGTGGAAGAACCGCGTCATCCACGCGCCCCTGCGCATCGTCACGGGCCAACTGGGGCTGCGCGCGTTCCTGCGCATCTTCCGGCGGTGGATGCTCTTCTCGGAGTCCGGCCTGCCCTGGGACTTCAGGCGGCCCAACTGGGTGCGCGGGGTGGTGGGCTGGGTCGCGTGGGGGGGCCTGCTGGGGGCGGTGGCGCGGAGGGCCTGGGGCCGCGCGGCGGTGGCGGCGCTGCCCATTGGCTTCTCCGTGTGGAGCCAGCTCGCGCTCCAGCGGGCCTGCCACGGGCCGCGCGTCGCGCCCCGGCACCTCTGGGTTCCGGCCGTGCTGCCGCTGCTGGCGGCGGGGGTGGCGCTGTCCGCGCGGCTGTCGCGCCAGGTGGACTGGCGCGGCCGGGGCTACCGGTTGGATGCGAAGGCGCGCCTGGGGGAGGCCCAGCCGGCCCGGGCCAGCCTGTAG